The Drosophila bipectinata strain 14024-0381.07 chromosome 3L, DbipHiC1v2, whole genome shotgun sequence region TcaattttacttatttttttacaaatcGCTATTAAAAAACTTTGCAAACTTAGAAAGCAACTAATAGCCTCTATAGCCTTCACTGCTTCTCTCTATACTAATGCTTTTTTTAAACGTTTAAAGCTGAATGGCATGTCGTTCGGTAACATAGGAATGCGTGGGATTAAAACATTTTCGCCTTTATACTTCCCTTCCAAAATTTGGATTCGATGACGTTGTTCAATAATATCTTCACCGCAAGCCGGGTGCCATTACACAGACGTTACTGGTTTATGTTCCGTAACATAATAATTAGGGTTGTTGATAATATATCGAAATATCAATGTATCgatattttttctaaaattgatatatttatatcgtaatattttttttgccaaaatatcGAAATATCGATGTtggtttttgatatttttggatattttttccTTGGTCACTCTTAATTTGAAAGCAACGCGGTTTCAACTTCCGTACCAAGAATCGTAtgtgaaaagtgaaaaaaactCAATATGAATGTAAAATCAAATTATACAAATCAAATTATACGGCACAGCTAAGTGCACGCATTGCGATAAAGTTATAAAGACTAGTGGAAATACTTCGAATCTGTAGTCGCACCTGCGAAACAAGAATGCAGAAATTTTCGCAAAATGCACGCAAAAGAAGGAATGTATGTTGgcatatgtgtgtatgtgcgtCTATATATAAATGAAACATACCAGTTAAAACTGAAGTTTAACATGTGGTTtacatttgttttaatttgtaGCTGTCATCGAACTTGAAAAAGTACTGACAATAAGCGAATCTTTTAAGAATGCTGCAGCCTTTAAAGGTAAGTTCctttaaggggggacatctgagtaacaggccaaaaaaaagcgggttttctcgaattttttttggccaaatcaaaaaagctaatcgaaaatttgtaaatggggttttattatattatatttaaactacacaaaaaaaattttttttaataaatcgaaaacaaaatggcggccctgcagccattattcgtaggccctatttttttaaagggggtccatggccgaacacctaacgtccttaatttttgatctagaacaaaaaatcaagtattgttagtttctttatctcaacggctatcgacacaggtaggattttttcgatatattgattttttccaaaatggcaagtggttgaacaaaattttccattttcactaacaaaaaacgtcacaaaattgttgataaaaaaaaaagtaagcaaaataaaaaaaaaatcctacgtatgtcgatagacataggtattctgagtatactgtcaaaattttagatcgataggttaagagttgttcgagttaggtgttcggccaacccaaaaaaagtggtttcgagaaaaacgcgtttaaagttttaagtactgtgggatatacctgtgaggcatcgccgcagaatggaaaatttcggcacttagacacttttgcgggactctatcttttgatatgtcatttttaaaaccctaaagaattttttaagcgaaaaaaaaaaatttcgattttttcaaaattctactcagatgtccccccttaaggggttatatacctttttgagcgaaaaaattgagggaactttggatttttatttcgtctgtgtagcaattattttatgacactgaagttattttttattgaaagtacatgtttttattgaaacaaTAAGCGtttgttcttaaaaaaatatacacaatTTACAAAGTTATGGCAATTCTCTcggaacccttttttttatagcggCTTGCGGTGACCACGATAGCAGTCCAGCCGGTcaaccaaaatccaaaaaccacaaattttttattagtatAATATTATATCCAGTTCGTGAACGATTAGTTTCAAGAATATTTGGTTTTTCCTGCATACAGtaaacatttttccaaaaaattgatgttttcagttctaaaaattttattaaaaaatttttatctgcgaaataaaaatggacgcaaaaaaacTGAATCGTTCACGAACTCGGCACAATCATTacgaataattaaaaaaaaaattgaagaagatCGATCAAATAGTTTTTGTGTAATCGTGGTCACGGCGAAAgcacttttggaaaaacacGACTTTGAGATAATCGCATTCAAAGTTGCTTGACGCTGTCCGCAGCCGTGACGAACCGCGCCTCAAAACGCTGTTTTCCTATCGAACTATTATTCGGATCTCCATAAAACtttgggaaaatattctctACTACTCTAAGATATACTTTAGgattcagcaaaaaaaaatttttcgttttttttaagaaaaaaaaggtatataaccccttaaaaccGCTTGTCCTTTAGGcaataaaacgaaaaaaaacgaGTGGCGTTCATTCCTTtaatttactttaattttctttttagaaAATGGATATAAGACCAAGGAAATCAATGAAGCATTAGTTTACATGATTTGTAAGGACAACATGCCAGTACGATGTGTTGAAAAAGAGGGCCTCAGAGGACTTCTTAAAAAGTGTGTGCCGCACTTTAAAATCCCTTGCAGATTCACGGcaagtattaaaaaaattaaatttttttattagacCTTCATAAGTATAAACATATTCTTTTTTAGATAACAATGATTGAAGAAAAATACAACCAGTGCGTTGGGGCTGTGTTACAAATGCTTAGCAACGTTAATGACGTTGCGTTTACCTGCGACGGCGTTACCATACCCAACTCAACTCGCTCGTTCCTGACCATCACGGGGTATTTCATCGAAAAAGAGTCGCTGAATTCAATTTGCCTTGCATCGTCAAGAATGGTATGTTGAAATAGAATATTTTGTATTGTCAATTGTGTGTCGTTTTTGTCTGGTGCTCTGTCGATAtgtcacttttttttaattattaagcaaTACTCTTAAATCGTAATATTTTCCGATCCAATTTAGTCGCATACTAGTGATTATTTAACCAGTTTGTGGCAAGAGGCGTGCGCCGAATTCAACATAGACAAATTGAAGTGGACAACTCTAACGACAGACAGCGCAAGCAACATGAAGTGCGCTGCCAAACTGTTTCTGGGGGCAAACAAACATGTGCCGTGTTTCGCCCACATGATAAACCTTGTTGTTGACGAAACAATTAAGGAAATATGTTCATTTTCCACAATCGtggacaaaataaaaagggTGGTCATGCATTTTAAGCATAGGTCGGCTATGATGGACCAACTACGGAAGGCCCAAACGGATGAGGGAACTCCCGAGGGAAAAACAAGGACCCTTATACAAAATGTGGACACTAAGTGGAACTCATGCCTGGATATGATGGAGTCGTTTTTAGGCTTAGTGAACAAGGTGGCACTTATATTGCTGCAAAAATCGGAACGTGTCAAAGGACTCCCCGAAATGCTCAATGTGGCAGAACTAACAATATGTAGAGACGTATGtagtctccttcactgctagcaaaccaaaattaaaaatttgcaaaTGGAAACAA contains the following coding sequences:
- the LOC108131906 gene encoding uncharacterized protein isoform X1; protein product: MQKFSQNARKRRNVCWHMCVSVIELEKVLTISESFKNAAAFKENGYKTKEINEALVYMICKDNMPVRCVEKEGLRGLLKKCVPHFKIPCRFTITMIEEKYNQCVGAVLQMLSNVNDVAFTCDGVTIPNSTRSFLTITGYFIEKESLNSICLASSRMVSDVTKPDECLDDFMSSHNHSIQKELSSVSEHIKELKLYFSLPQAEIP
- the LOC108131906 gene encoding uncharacterized protein isoform X2, encoding MHAKEGMYVGISVIELEKVLTISESFKNAAAFKENGYKTKEINEALVYMICKDNMPVRCVEKEGLRGLLKKCVPHFKIPCRFTITMIEEKYNQCVGAVLQMLSNVNDVAFTCDGVTIPNSTRSFLTITGYFIEKESLNSICLASSRMVSDVTKPDECLDDFMSSHNHSIQKELSSVSEHIKELKLYFSLPQAEIP
- the LOC108131906 gene encoding uncharacterized protein isoform X3, which translates into the protein MLAYVSVIELEKVLTISESFKNAAAFKENGYKTKEINEALVYMICKDNMPVRCVEKEGLRGLLKKCVPHFKIPCRFTITMIEEKYNQCVGAVLQMLSNVNDVAFTCDGVTIPNSTRSFLTITGYFIEKESLNSICLASSRMVSDVTKPDECLDDFMSSHNHSIQKELSSVSEHIKELKLYFSLPQAEIP
- the LOC108131906 gene encoding uncharacterized protein isoform X4 is translated as MICKDNMPVRCVEKEGLRGLLKKCVPHFKIPCRFTITMIEEKYNQCVGAVLQMLSNVNDVAFTCDGVTIPNSTRSFLTITGYFIEKESLNSICLASSRMVSDVTKPDECLDDFMSSHNHSIQKELSSVSEHIKELKLYFSLPQAEIP